Sequence from the Hylaeus volcanicus isolate JK05 chromosome 1, UHH_iyHylVolc1.0_haploid, whole genome shotgun sequence genome:
CGTATTTGAGAGATACCAAAGCTGATTTTGTATTCAAAACCCATGACAGGCAACTAAATATTGTAATGTTCGCAACTAGGTATTGCAAAATGATTATGGCAATTAACATAAGTGACTGTACCTCAAAGTTCAAGAGTGCTTCCTCATCGTCTCTTTTATAATACTCTATGTTAAGAGTGACCAAGCCTTCTGTATATCCTCGTACGGTAATCAAACTACCTTTAGGACCAGTATAGAGTACCAGAAGACTTCCATCAATGTTTGATTCAGTTAATGGTTTCAGACCATTGAAGTGTTCCCTCAGAACATTAGCAATTGCTAATTTTAGATTGGAACATTTCTCTACATCCGCTATTACATTTGATGGAACGGTGAAATCCAAAAGTACAGTGTGGGCAACCATTGTAAACctagaataattttcattttctattagtacaaaaaaattaattattgcaaacagactatttaatacaaaactagtacaaaaaatacaataaattaaacggtttcacaaaattaaattaaaaacgtttaaaCATTCAATATTAGTTTGAAGTTAATACCAGTGTATTAGTATAAAAGTTTTGTAAAGTCAAGGAACACTATTTTCACAATTCCTATACAAATCCTTGGATTGCATAAACATAAATtgatttatcaaaaatttcgTGTTTAAGCACTtcctaaaaaagaaagaaggttATATTGCataattcgtaaaaaaaacAGGTTAATTTAACTTCGCTAATAGCTCAATTGTAagtaataaattgattaatcgTGCGAGTGAGTTCAAAAACTcccattttatttgatattaacTCATCCTCTTTAAAaagatcaaatttttatactttatatttttatattacagttTTAATGTACTTTTGCGAAGAAGATGACATTTTAATATCGactaaacatttaattattatttgaatccACTTACACAAAAAGGAAATACAAgaagaatgtttattaaacTGCTTAACGTACGTAATCGAAAATCACGTGCGATTAACCtaagaacaaaaatgtaacTAACAGTCGAACAAAGGCATGGTAATTGATGAAGTATAGTTTctcaatatatttatgtaactacagaacaatatttattaaaaatttgccgCTTCTTGTAAACTTATAAACATGCGTGAGTAGCGTTGATACGATTAGCTTAATTGGTTATTATCGATAACGAAGGCTGCAATTATACTCACAAATTCGAATGCAGTAATTCTGAATTATAAGAATATTGGTTAGTTGGTGATGGGTTATGCCCCAAGAATAATTGGTTCGTTAGATAAAAATGCTTTCGTGGCACAGACAGGCACAGATCGCCGTGTTCTTTGCGCAAGTATCAGTGCTGCCAATTATTCGTAGTAAAAAATTTCTAGATTGTCCTAGACCTATGCATAATCGATGATTTGAATACTAATTtcaaatactttattaaaatacttctTATTGATTAATAAAGATACGCATCAATGTCATGAATTCGAGAATCACTTAGCAGTTAATacttcaaaaaagaaattaatttatttgtttatattacaaaaatagcTTGTCTTAATGCAAAGCTGATATTTCAATCGCTAGCATTATCGCCTTGATTGTCATCTTCTCTTCCGCTTTCTGAAGCACTTCCTGAATTTGATTCTTCATCCGAATCTTTAAGAACCTTTCCTTTAATGTTCTTTTTCGGTCTGAGAGTTTCAAAATCTGAACCTTCCTCATCcgatgaatatatatttgatgctaaaaatattaaaatatacatacactcttgaattatttaaataaaatattacattagtGTTTATCAGATTTTAATTTACCTTTAACAGGAGCATTCATTCCCtttttatacttatttttaattgctgcAAGGGAAATGGCACCTTCGTCGTCTGAACCATCGTCATGGTAAGCGTCGCCACCATATCCTCCAACAGATCTCGCAGGATTTCTGCTTCCTGTAGTACTCTTCTTTGTCTTACTTTGAACTCTCATTGCCATACGTAATTTCTCCTCTTCTTTCTAaaagttataataattttaatgttatctATGAATGTCATGCAtagcaaaattaaattgattaaacgTGACTCACTTTAATCATTTCGTATCTATTTTGATCTGGATTAGTTCCCActtgcgatagtacttttatACCGGAAGTTTTTTGTGATCTATCCGCAAGCGACATTGTCATCTTTCTATGAGTGAAGGACTCTGTAGAATGCGGACGGAATGTCAACTTAGTTCTGAACACTGCCTGACCCTGAAGACCTGTTCCTTGACGGATGTAGAGATGATTGTGATCACCTTGAAGTGGCTGCTTGTATACATCAAAGATCTCGGAGCCCAGGTGCAAAGACATGCTTCCATCAGACCACTTTACAAACCTGGCATTGCTTTCCTTGACAACTTTACCCTCATCgtcaaaaatttctttccaacGAAGAGTGTTTTCTACCTTTAATTTTAACCTAGCTCGACCTTCTTCGTCTAAAGTTTCCTCTTCATCAATCTCATCTTCATATGTTTCCGTATCAAATGGCCGTGTTTCTACTGAAAGGAAGTTTGGCAGTTTCACAAAGTGTATTTCACGACCTAAATCAGTcgaaatttttggaatttctaCATCGATTCTGGTTTCTGGTGGTGGTTCAGgctcttcttctttctccttCTCTGCATCctgtaagaaattaaatcagtaattaattgaaattattttcgcttcttttaataaatttttaatcgttatcATATTTCATACATACACCTTCAATGAATGCCTGACTAGGTCCTTCACCACCACTATCATATCTGCCTGCACTTCTACTTCTACTTCTACTTCTGCTCCTGCTTCTGCTTTTGCTTCTGCTCCTACTTCTACTTCTACTTTTACTTCTGCTTCTGCTTTTACTCCTACTTCTACTACgacttttctctttcttttcatctTCCTTGTCTTTTTCATCATCTGTACTAATGTCACTAGCATCTCCGAAAAGAGCATCCGCCGTTGGAGCAACAGTTTCCTTTTCTGCTGTTTCGCTTTCCGAATCAGAGTCTATCAATCGCTTCACTCTTTTCATTCCATCATCCAGCTCAGAAGCAGAGCCACTGTTATCTTCTTTTTGAACTGGGCTTCCTTCTCTGTCACTATCATTGGATTTTGTACTACCTataatacattgaaataaacaatatatactttacttttaaaacGAGTActagttattaatatttttggttaTTAGACCTCtagtttttaatgatttttcaGATTCATTATCTTCCTTATTTTCTTCAGAACTATCTACTTTTTGTCCTGAGTCTGCAGGCTCAGTTCTTGCATTACCAGGGGAGTTTAACATTCTAGAAATattagtataataattttagagtacaacattgaaataaagtaataaatataaacttagTTGGACATCATTGTTGTAATCTCTTGCCTTATcgcatataaattaataactaaCCTTGTAGATTTTGGACTTTCTGATGTCCTTTCTTGTGGAGAGCATGATCTTGACCTTTGTGATTCACTATTATTTGATGCAACTGATTTTGGAGTACCACTTCTGGATCTCCGTGAACCAGATTTCTCACTTTGTGCAGATTTCTCACTTCCTACAGATTTCTCACTTCGCACAGATCCAATGCTTTGTACAGATCTAACACTTCGTGCAGATCCAACACTTGAATGTCTGGAATCTGACCTAGCTGGAGATGGACTTTTGGAAGTATGTCTGGAATCTGCTTTTTCTTCTACAGATTGACTACTAGATCTAGAAGACCTTCCACTGACATTTGACCCTACTGATTGTGCTTCATTTTCAACATCAGGATTTCTATCATGGGTAGAATTCGCAGTGTTAGATGGTGTGCCGCTGCGACTTGATCTAGAGGATCCTGATTGAGGGTCTGACTCTGaacctaaaataaatatatttttacgttaTTCTCGAAACAGTAACAAATATTAGATTAATGTTGCTACTTTTTTTACCTGAGTCGCCACTAGAGTCCCGTAAGTTTCCTCTTGTTGGTgacattttcgttttcttaCAGAAAATCTAATGATTAagaatggaattttaaaaGCATTGCTTAGGAATATGCTATACAGTCGACAGTGGTCGAAGGGTTAAAAATCAGTATGGTTAGTAGTATACAGTAGTACAACCACGAAGTAGTCAACACAAAAAATAAcgtaaatttatacaaatagatCAAGTCCTTTTATGCGAGCAATCAAGCAATACCGACAAGGGACAACATGAAGAACAGAGCCACCGCTCAGTGAGCCGCTCTGTAAGCAGGTTTTAATACTAGTGACGTCATCGGTGGTGAAAAAGCTCaagtttgtaatgaaaatagttcccactgttcCTGCTATATGGCGTCACCGACACCTTTTAAtcaataatactttattttttataaatgcataattaatacgattaatACGCTACCGTGGatgcgctccaccggcatactcgcgctttGATTgatcggggttttctgttcggacaacatttttgctaagggaaaagttgtttcaaatcactccccGAAttacccctttcaaggaactccaacatttttggaacaccctgtagtTCAATAAAAGTATAAGGGAGTGAACTCCGTCGCCGAAAAGATCGACGCGACATCAAAACTGAGAGGCCACTAGAAGAAGTAAATTAAGTAAGACATTTAGCCAGTAGGGGAGCTGAATGCAATTTCTGCTGTTCAAAATATGATGCTGGTAAGGTAAGGTAGGCTTTATAAGCAAGCGAGACATCTGAATGTGGACAACGACAATGTATCGTTGGTGCGAGCANNNNNNNNNNNNNNNNNNNNNNNNNNNNNNNNNNNNNNNNNNNNNNNNNNNNNNNNNNNNNNNNNNNNNNNNNNNNNNNNNNNNNNNNNNNNNNNNNNNNNNNNNNNNNNNNNNNNNNNNNNNNNNNNNNNNNNNNNNNNNNNNNNNNNNNNNNNNNNNNNNNNNNNNNNNNNNNNNNNNNNNNNNNNNNNNNNNNNNNNNNNNNNNNNNNNNNNNNNNNNNNNNNNNNNNNNNNNNNNNNNNNNNNNNNNNNNNNNNNNNNNNNNNNNNNNNNNNNNNNNNNNNNNNNNNNNNNNNNNNNNNNNNNNNNNNNNNNNNNNNNNNNNNNNNNNNNNNNNNNNNNNNNNNNNNNNNNNNNNNNNNNNNNNNNNNNNNNNNNNNNNNNNNNNNNNNNNNNNNNNNNNNNNNNNNNNNNNNNNNNNNNNNNNNNNNNNNNNNNNNNNNNNNNNNNNNNNNNNNNNNNNNNNNNNNNNNNNNNNNNNNNNNNNNNNNNNNNNNNNNNNNNNNNNNNNNNNNNNNNNNNNNNNNNNNNNNNNNNNNNNNNNNNNNNNNNNNNNNNNNNNNNNNNNNNNNNNNNNNNNNNNNNNNNNNNNNNNNNNNNNNNNNNNNNNNNNNNNNNNNNNNNNNNNNNNNNNNNNNNNNNNNNNNNNNNNNNNNNNNNNNNNNNNNNNNNNNNNNNNNNNNNNNNNNNNNNNNNNNNNNNNNNNNNNNNNNNNNNNNNNNNNNNNNNNNNNNNNNNNNNNNNNNNNNNNNNNNNNNNNNNNNNNNNNNNNNNNNNNNNNNNNNNNNNNNNNNNNNNNNNNNNNNNNNNNNNNNNNNNNNNNNNNNNNNNNNNNNNNNNNNNNNNNNNNNNNNNNNNNNNNNNNNNNNNNNNNNNNNNNNNNNNNNNNNNNNNNNNNNNNNNNNNNNNNNNNNNNNNNNNNNNNNNNNNNNNNNNNNNNNNNNNNNNNNNNNNNNNNNNNNNNNNNNNNNNNNNNNNNNNNNNNNNNNNNNNNNNNNNNNNNNNNNNNNNNNNNNNNNNNNNNNNNNNNNNNNNNNNNNNNNNNNNNNNNNNNNNNNNNNNNNNNNNNNNNNNNNNNNNNNNNNNNNNNNNNNNNNNNNNNNNNNNNNNNNNNNNNNNNNNNNNNNNNNNNNNNNNNNNNNNNNNNNNNNNNNNNNNNNNNNNNNNNNNNNNNNNNNNNNNNNNNNNNNNNNNNNNNNNNNNNNNNNNNNNNNNNNNNNNNNNNNNNNNN
This genomic interval carries:
- the LOC128884920 gene encoding another transcription unit protein encodes the protein MSPTRGNLRDSSGDSGSESDPQSGSSRSSRSGTPSNTANSTHDRNPDVENEAQSVGSNVSGRSSRSSSQSVEEKADSRHTSKSPSPARSDSRHSSVGSARSVRSVQSIGSVRSEKSVGSEKSAQSEKSGSRRSRSGTPKSVASNNSESQRSRSCSPQERTSESPKSTRMLNSPGNARTEPADSGQKVDSSEENKEDNESEKSLKTRGSTKSNDSDREGSPVQKEDNSGSASELDDGMKRVKRLIDSDSESETAEKETVAPTADALFGDASDISTDDEKDKEDEKKEKSRSRSRSKSRSRSKSRSRSRSRSKSRSRSRSRSRSRSAGRYDSGGEGPSQAFIEGDAEKEKEEEPEPPPETRIDVEIPKISTDLGREIHFVKLPNFLSVETRPFDTETYEDEIDEEETLDEEGRARLKLKVENTLRWKEIFDDEGKVVKESNARFVKWSDGSMSLHLGSEIFDVYKQPLQGDHNHLYIRQGTGLQGQAVFRTKLTFRPHSTESFTHRKMTMSLADRSQKTSGIKVLSQVGTNPDQNRYEMIKKEEEKLRMAMRVQSKTKKSTTGSRNPARSVGGYGGDAYHDDGSDDEGAISLAAIKNKYKKGMNAPVKASNIYSSDEEGSDFETLRPKKNIKGKVLKDSDEESNSGSASESGREDDNQGDNASD